TGCGCTGGTGGCCGCGGTGGCGGTGCTGATTATCGCCTGCCCCTGTGCCATGGGGTTGGCCACGCCGGTTTCCATCATGGTCGGCACGGGCCGGGCGGCGCGGCTTGGTGTGCTGTTCCGCCGCGGGGATGCGCTGCAAAGCCTGCGCGACGCCGCGATTATCGCCTTTGACAAAACCGGAACGCTGACGCAGGGCAGGCCGGAATTGAACAGTTTCACCGTGGCGGAAGGTTTTGACAGGCGCAAGGTGCTGGCGCTTGTTGCTGCGGTGGAAAGCCGCTCCGAACACCCGATTGGCGCAGCACTGGTTAAAGAGGCAAAGACGCGGAATATTCCCTTGCCGGCGGTGAGGAAATTTACCGCGCGCGCCGGTTACGGTGTTTCCGGAATTGCCGGCAAACAGGAAATTGCTGTTGGCGCTGATCGTTATATGCAGGCGCTTGAGGTGGATATTTCCGCCTTGGCTGATATGGCAAAGACATATGCCGAACAGGGCGCGACCCCGTTTTATGCCGCGCTTGACGGCAAGGCGGCGGCGGCTTTTGGCGTTGCTGACCCGTTAAAGCCGCAAACCCGCGCCACGGTGCAAGCATTGAAGGATATGGGCGTTGAGGCCGTGATGATAACCGGGGACAACAAGCTGGTGGCGCAGGTGATAGCGCGTGAGGCCGGCATTGCAAGGAATGAGGCGGAAGTGCTGCCGGATGGCAAGGTTGAAGCCGTGCGCCGGTTGCAGCAGGATGGCAAAAGGGTGGCCTTTGTCGGCGATGGCATCAATGACGCACCGGCGTTAAGCGCGGCTGATACCGGCATTGCCATCGGCACCGGCACGGATGTGGCGATTGAAAGCGCCGATGTGGTGCTGATGTCAGGCGACCCGGCCGGTGTTGTCAATGCGGTGGGAATATCGCGGGCGACAATCCGCAATATCAAACAGAATCTGTTTTGGGCTTTTGCCTATAATATTGCGCTGATACCGGTCGCGGCGGGGATTCTCTATCCGCGGTGGGGGGTGCAGCTGTCGCCGGTGCTCAGTGCCGGCGCAATGGCGTTTTCCAGCATTTTTGTGCTGGCCAATGCCCTGCGTTTGCGCCGTTTCAAGCTGGTATTATGACAGGTGAAGGGATAGTGAGTCTTATCAGAAAAGATAAATTTCTTTCAGAAAGATAAAAGAGACTTTACACGATTTTGTACACATTGTACCATCCTGACAGGGGGTAAGGAGGAGTACCTACGTGAATCAGGAAATAATTAATCGTATTGAAGCGGATCCCAACTATGTTGCGCTCCGGCGCAAGAGGAATGTGCTTGGCGTTTCTCTGACCATGATTGTCATGGTGGTTTATTATGGCTGGATTGCCTTAATCGCTTTCGACATGGAGTTTTTGGTACGCCGTATTGGTGGAGGTGTCACGACACTTGCAATCCCTGTCGGGCTTGGCGTGCTGGTTATCAGTGTGCTGGTAACTGTTTTTTATGTGCTGCGCGCCAACAAAACCTATGATGGGCTGATTGAAAAAATCGCGGCGGAGGTGCAGAAATGAATATATCCTGCATGATGAAAACAGTCATTGCTGCTTTTGGCTTTATGCTGCCTGTGACAGCTGCCTGTGCCGGGGCGCTCACCGGGCAAATGGACAGGCAGCCGGTTAATGTGCAGGCGCTTGTGATGTTTTTCCTGTTTGTCGGATTGACCTTGTGGATTACCAAATGGGCGGCAGGAAGAACAAAATCACGTGCTGACTTCTATACCGCCGGTGGTGGTATTAGCGGTTTTAAAAACGGCCTTGCCATTGCCGGTGACTTTATGTCGGCAGCTTCTTTCCTTGGTATTTCCGCCATGGTTATGCAGGTTGGCTATGACGGGCTGATTTACGCTATCGGTTTTCTGGTCGGTTGGCCGATTCTGATGTTTCTGATTGCCGAGCGGCTGCGCAATCTTGGCCAGTTTAATTTTGCTGATGTGGCCGGTTTTCGTTTTTCC
This is a stretch of genomic DNA from Candidatus Tokpelaia hoelldoblerii. It encodes these proteins:
- a CDS encoding Hypothetical protein (bhsal03970), yielding MNQEIINRIEADPNYVALRRKRNVLGVSLTMIVMVVYYGWIALIAFDMEFLVRRIGGGVTTLAIPVGLGVLVISVLVTVFYVLRANKTYDGLIEKIAAEVQK